In Actinoplanes lobatus, the DNA window GCTGGGCAAGGGCGCCCCGCTGGGCACCGGCCGCCCGGACGCGAACCGGGACACCGCCCGGGTCAACTTCCTCGGCGCGCTGACGCAGATGGAGGCGGCTTGCGAGATCTTCCGCGCCCAGAAGCGCGGCCACCTGGTGGTCGTGTCGTCGATGTCGGCGCTGCGCGGCATGCGGAAGTCGATGACCACATACGCCGCCACCAAGGCCGGTGTCGCCGCCCTGGCCGAGGGGTTGCGCTCGGAGCGGATTCCCGGGGTCGACGTCTCGGTCGTCTACCCCGGCTACATCCGGTCGGAGATGAACGCGCACGTCCAGCAGCGGACCCGTTTCATGGTGGACACCGAGACCGGCGTACGCGCGATGGTCGCCGCCATCGAGAAGCGCCGCGCCAGGGCGTACGTTCCGGCGTGGCCGTGGGTGCCGATCGGCGTGGCCATGCGCGTACTGCCGCTCTCGGCAGTACGCAGGATGGTCTAAGCCCGACCGGTAGACCTGTGCGGCGTCAGCCGCCCAGGTCGGATCGAGCGGCGCCAGCCGCCCGATCAGGCTCGCGTAGAGCCGGCGTCAGCACGATCGACAGCACCAGCAGCATCGCCACTGCGAGCAGTCCTCGCGAGACCGTGTAGTGGTCGCCGAGGAAGCCGATCAGGGGTGGCCCGCCGAGGAAGGCGCAGTAGCCGATCGAGGCGACCACCCCGACGCGGGCGGGGGCGCGGGACGGCTCGTCGGCGGCGGCGCTCATCCCGACGGGGAAGCCGAGGGACGCGCCCAGCCCCCAGAGCAGGGCGCCGGCGAAGGCGACCGGGGTGGACGGTCCGAAGACGAAGATCAGCAGCCCGCCCAGGCCGATCACCGCGAGGGCCCGTAGCACCGGGACCCGGCCGTAGCGGTCCAGCAGGTTGGGGCCGTACCAGCGGCCGACCGTCATGGCGGCCAGGAACAGCGCGAAGGCGAGTGTGCCGGTGGCCGCCGTGGTGCCGTAGTCGTCGATCAGGGCGATGTTGATCCAGTCGATGCCGGCGCCTTCGGTGAGCGCGAAGGCCAGTACGAACACGCCGATCAGCAGGGTGCGTGGCTCGCGCCAGGCGGCCAGCGCGCTGAATGTGCCGCCGCCGGGTTCGGGTTCGGTCTCGTCCGGCACGAATCCGCGGACCGACACGACGACGGCCCCGGTCACCAGCAGGCAGGCGAGGACCACGTGCCAGGTGACCCCGATGCCGGCTTTGACCACCGCGGCGCCGACCAGTGCTCCGGCGACGGTGCCGATGCTGTACCCGGCGTGGAACCGGGACATGATCGAGCGGCCGATCTTCCGTTCCACGACGGCGGCCTGGACGTTCATGGCGACGTCCCATGCGCCGGTGGAGAAGCCGTACAGGTAGAGCGCCACGACCACCGGGACGACCCCGAAGTGGTAGCCGATCGCCGCGGCCGACAGCGACACGCCCAGCATGACCGCCATGGTGCCGACCATGGCCCGCGACCCGAACCGGTGGACCAGGTGACCGGCCAGCGGGAGCGACGTGATCGAGCCGGCCGCGATGGCGAGCAGGACCAGCCCGAGTTCCGACGGGCTGAGCCCCAGGTGGTCGCGGATCTGCGGGATCCGGGACGCGAAGGTCGCCATGGCGACGCCGAGGAAGATGAAGGTGATGTAGACGGAGCGGGTGCTGACCCGCGGTTCTGACGTCTCGACCGTGCTCAAGCGATGACCCCGTGTGATTGTGAAAGCGTCCTCACAAGTCACGTTATCTAAACTTCGGACTGTGCAGCAGGGGCCGGAGTGGGATGTCGCGGTGGTGGGAGCAGGTCCGGCGGGGTTGTCCGCGGCGCACGCGGCGGCGTCCGCCGGGGCCCGGGTGATCGTGCTGGAGCGGGCCGAGCACCCGCGCTACAAGACG includes these proteins:
- a CDS encoding MFS transporter; this translates as MSTVETSEPRVSTRSVYITFIFLGVAMATFASRIPQIRDHLGLSPSELGLVLLAIAAGSITSLPLAGHLVHRFGSRAMVGTMAVMLGVSLSAAAIGYHFGVVPVVVALYLYGFSTGAWDVAMNVQAAVVERKIGRSIMSRFHAGYSIGTVAGALVGAAVVKAGIGVTWHVVLACLLVTGAVVVSVRGFVPDETEPEPGGGTFSALAAWREPRTLLIGVFVLAFALTEGAGIDWINIALIDDYGTTAATGTLAFALFLAAMTVGRWYGPNLLDRYGRVPVLRALAVIGLGGLLIFVFGPSTPVAFAGALLWGLGASLGFPVGMSAAADEPSRAPARVGVVASIGYCAFLGGPPLIGFLGDHYTVSRGLLAVAMLLVLSIVLTPALREPDRAAGAARSDLGG
- a CDS encoding SDR family oxidoreductase, translated to MDASRGVVLITGASAGLGEEMARQFAALGYDLALCARRVDRLEALRAELTGTRVSVKALDVTDDEAVFTVFREFAAEFGRIDRVIVNAGLGKGAPLGTGRPDANRDTARVNFLGALTQMEAACEIFRAQKRGHLVVVSSMSALRGMRKSMTTYAATKAGVAALAEGLRSERIPGVDVSVVYPGYIRSEMNAHVQQRTRFMVDTETGVRAMVAAIEKRRARAYVPAWPWVPIGVAMRVLPLSAVRRMV